Proteins co-encoded in one Chitinophagales bacterium genomic window:
- a CDS encoding MBL fold metallo-hydrolase, giving the protein MDKNITYRFNPQLPFVKENLKGNKMENGKYVNDKRRKHPAYSTILKWQLGGNPQAKEKKADNYKPDWQENRNIFESQENTLMWLGHACFFIRINGVSLLTDPCLGRVSGLLKRNVPIPCDVSDIRGIDYILMSHGHRDHFDVPSLKKILQYNPKAHFLAPMDLGSLILPLGTQNYQEAAWYQQYQIPQDDLQISFLPAIHWNRRGLFDFNDMLWGSFLIQSPDYNIYFAGDTAYGQHFQQIRNTFGDITIDATMMPIGAYKPAMVMQGSHVNPQEAVQAFNELQSNTFIPMHFGTYDLSDEPIGEPIRSLRALSQQGELKGNLKELAVGEAWKLKRNP; this is encoded by the coding sequence ATGGACAAGAACATCACCTATCGTTTCAACCCACAACTTCCATTTGTCAAAGAGAACCTAAAAGGCAATAAGATGGAGAATGGAAAATATGTCAATGACAAACGCCGCAAACATCCTGCCTATTCGACCATTCTAAAATGGCAACTCGGAGGAAACCCACAAGCAAAAGAAAAAAAAGCAGATAACTATAAACCTGATTGGCAGGAAAATAGGAACATATTTGAGAGTCAGGAAAATACGCTTATGTGGCTTGGGCATGCTTGTTTTTTTATACGAATCAATGGCGTTTCCCTTTTGACTGATCCCTGTTTGGGGCGTGTAAGTGGCTTATTGAAGCGAAATGTTCCAATTCCCTGTGATGTCAGTGACATAAGAGGTATTGACTATATTTTGATGTCGCATGGACATAGAGATCATTTCGATGTTCCTTCTCTCAAAAAAATCCTTCAATACAATCCAAAAGCACATTTTTTAGCACCAATGGATTTGGGAAGCCTCATTCTCCCTCTTGGGACTCAAAATTATCAAGAAGCAGCGTGGTACCAACAATACCAAATCCCACAAGACGATTTGCAAATTTCTTTTTTGCCTGCTATCCATTGGAATAGACGTGGTTTATTTGACTTCAATGACATGCTTTGGGGCAGTTTTTTGATTCAAAGTCCTGACTACAATATATACTTTGCCGGAGATACCGCTTATGGGCAACATTTTCAGCAGATTAGAAACACTTTTGGCGACATCACGATTGATGCTACAATGATGCCAATTGGTGCATACAAACCAGCGATGGTCATGCAAGGGTCACATGTCAATCCTCAAGAAGCTGTGCAGGCCTTCAATGAATTGCAGTCCAATACTTTTATTCCAATGCACTTTGGTACTTATGATTTAAGCGATGAACCGATTGGAGAACCTATTCGTAGTTTAAGAGCATTGAGTCAACAAGGAGAATTGAAGGGAAATCTGAAAGAATTGGCAGTAGGAGAGGCTTGGAAATTGAAAAGAAACCCTTGA